Within the Osmerus eperlanus chromosome 10, fOsmEpe2.1, whole genome shotgun sequence genome, the region CCTAACATAGCTGTGGCAAATGTAACACCTTAGACTGCAATGCCaagctcgctctctctatctctctcacacacacactctcacacacagttcaGTGCATAGCAGATAGTGTTGGAGGATAGTGGGGGAGTGTGGGGTTAGAGGTGATAGATTCCATCACTGCTCTGTCATAGATAAGCCCAAGTTTCCATTCAGTCCAtgttacacacactctcctcctgtctttcccgctccccctctctgtccctcccgtcttctcgtcctctctccccactcccccccccccccctctctctgccctgcaggGCGGAGCAGCTGTCCAGCGTGCAGTACACCCTCCCCAAGGCACCAGGGGGCGACAGAGCAGACTTCTGGCGTTTCCGTGGCCTGCGCAGCTCTAAGAGGAACCTGAGGAAGAGCAGGGAGGACCTGTCAGCCCAGCCCGTCCAGACCAAGTTCCCCGCCTACGAGAGGGTGGTTCTGAGAGAGggtaggtggggagggagacggagggggggaggaggagaacagagaataacagagtgagtgtggaaggggaggagagtagggcTGATAGAAGGGAAGGCAAAGAGAGGGAAGTGAAGGGCTGATCAAGGGGCttcttttttccttctcctgaCCGCGATGTTGTGTTTGAGCAGAATATGAACCCCTGACATTGTAACCCTAACTGTAACCTAACTTGACGCCCAGCTGGCTTCCTGCGCCCGGTGGTGATCTTCGGGCCGATCGCAGACACAGCTCGGGAGAAGCTCGCCAGAGAGGAGCCTGACCTGTTTGAGCTCGCAAGTGAGTAGTTCCCTcttgttcccctccctctccatcctctctctcctgttaccTGGCCACTTCTCCTTCTTTGTTTCTGTCCTACACCCCCGGTAGCACAGAggcacaccagaacacacagtaGAACAATACTGGGGCTGGAACTTAGAACCCCTTTCAGCCTTCTCCATCTTCTCAGTGTGAGAGTAGCTCAAGCTCTCTTAGCTTTAATGACGTAGCTCTGTTTGCAGCTAGCCTAACATGTAGTGCTAACTGTGTTAGCCAGTAGAACTCGTTCCTCTCTACACCCTTACTAACACTGTGTCAAATTTCAATGACCCTAAGGGGTGCACTCATCACACCCATGTAATGTGATTCCACCTGTGTCCATGTTGTCTATGTTGCTGTCTATATAACTGTGTTTCCCTTTCAGAGACTCAGAAACAAGAAGGAGGGGAAAGTATGTCACCTAGCACATCATTCTCCCTACCTATCAATAATAACCACACCAGAACCTGTGCTAGTTAGCACCTGTTAGCATCTATGGCTGCTTTAGTAggcttggtctggtctggcctgtaGACAGGGTGCATCATGGGATACCAAGAGACAGTCAGCATGCCATCACAGTCAGTCACCCAGTTAGTAGCAGCATACTATGTGTACACTCTAGCCAGTCATGTCTGTCCACCAGATGCTTTTGACGTTCTAGGTATGTTCTTCATAATATCATAAATTCCTGTCTGTAGTGCGAGTGTTTAGTAttctgtggaggtgtgttgttATTAGAGACAGGTGGTGCTCTGTGGACTAGAGGACTAGGTAGAGCCAGCGCTGACTTCATAGCTAAAGGATCTCTTTATCTTGtggtcacacagacagagggccagacacagatacacagacagacagacaatatcATGATTATACAGCTATTGATCTATCTGACCTATCTGATCTACATCTATGTGACATTTTTCTATCTGATCCGTCGATACATGTGAGGTTCATTCCTCAGATGTTTGATATTGTCCTGTTCAAACCTAATAACCTTACCGATGATTTGCAGTAACGATCAGCTCTTGAATGTGCACCATCCCATCTCTAGGCTTTACACTAACACctgcaccatgcacacacatggaCTCATGTATGTCATGTATCTTTCCTGTTGCACGTGCATAtccatgacatcacttcctctttgGCGTCTGAGAAGCTGCAGGCTACTGCATGTAGGGGGTCAGACTTGGAGGGGACTGCAGGGGGCAtacactgactgtgtgtgtgtgtgtgtgtgtgtcctttctgCAGAGAGCGAGCCCAGAGATGCAGGCAAGGACCAGCGTAGCTCCGGAATCATCCGCCTGCACACCATTAAACAGATTATCGACCGTGTGAGTAAAAGTCACACGTATACACCCAcagacatacagcacacacacgtacacagtccAAAACAGATTTTATATCCACGCACTTCGCACAGCTCACCACTGCCCTCTGGTGGCAAGAGTGAGATGACACTGTGAACCCTCCTCCCAAATCCCTCACACTTCTGAGGCTACCTGGAACACTAGTCCACCGATGTGTACtaacgtgtgtatgtgtttatacgCTACAGGACAAGCATGCAGTGCTGGACATCACACCGAACGCGGTGGACCGCCTAAACTACGCCCAGTGGTACCCCATCGTGGTGTTCCTGAACCCCGACAGCAAGCAGGGCGTGAAGAACATGAGGACCCGCCTGTGCCCCGAGTCTAGGAAGAGCGCCAGGAAGCTGTACGAGCGGGCCCTGAAACTGAGGAAGAACAACCACCACCTCTTCACCAGTGAGTctaacgggagggagggagggagggagggagggagggagggagggagggagagggtgttgcCAGCAGGCCCAGCTGAGTGCATTAGTGGCTAGCACAGCTACTGTGGTCGAGTGTTTGAAGGAGATTAAGTGTGGCAAAGCTgggctggccacacacacacacacacacacacacacacacacacacacacacacactggggctgCCCATGGCCTAACTCCCAAAGGGGCGCAGTCATCATTACTCATTTCCAACATGCACTGCTCCAGAGAGGAATGTTAATTGACCCGGCTCTTAGAGGGCCTGctataggaacacacacacacaccatacacacacacctaccatacacacacacacacaatacaatacacaccacattcatcacacacacaccacatacatacacacaatatcAAATACACTCTCTGATTCCTCTATGAAtgctgtccctccatccctccatccctccctccccctgtgtgCATGCTGGTCATCCTCCAGCCACCATCCAGATGAACAACATGAACGATGGCTGGTATGGAGCTCTGAAGGAGAacgtccagcagcagcagaaccagctgGTCTGGGTGTCAGAGGgcaaggtaggacacacacacacacacacacacagagtatttGAATATGGATGTTTTGTTCATATTTCGGAAGATTGACTTTAACATTGCTGTGTCTGTTCTGTTGCTTCTCCCTGGTGTATTGTTGCTGCctgctgtctctgtgttcctgttcttctctctcacctcaccatctctctccctctccctccctttttctcctttctctcgctcgccctccctctcctatctctccaGGCGGACGGCGCCCCAGACGATGACCTGGATCTCCATGACGACCGTCTGTCCTACCTGTCCGCTCCAGGTAGTGAGTACTCCATGTACAGCACGGACAGCCGCCACACCTCCGACTACGAGGACACGGACACAGAGGGCGGAGCCTACACCGACCAGGAGCTGGACGAGACGCTGAACGACGACGTGGGCCTGCCCTCCGAGCCCGCCATCACACGCTCCTCCGAGCCGGTCCGCGAGGATCCCCCCGTCATGCAGGAGCCCCTGGGGTACGCAGGCTACCAGCACCCGGGCCCCCCCGACCCGCTGAACCGCATCGACCCGGCAGGCTTCAAGGTGGCGGCTCCGCAGCAGGTAGCGTTTCTCCGGGCGGTGCGTCTGCCCTGTTGTCTGGAggccgtggtgtgtgtgaggagggtgttCTGGAGGCGCTACTAAGCCCTCCAACACTGGCTCTATTGTCACTATCACTATCTTTTATTACACTAGCACTATAAAGGGAACTAAATATTATAACTGAATATTGTGGCCaactatttatttattgatatatatatatatatataaatattctttatttatttattgactgAGTTATTGATGTGcgtgttttttatttttgactaaaaaaactaaaacagagAAAAGATAAAAGCCCAAAATAAGCTTGACTGTTGTGTACTGCGTAACCACGACAACCTGTGTTAGTGTTACTGTcggtgttgttgatgttgttgccaCAGTGATGCAGATGCCTTCTCCACtgctatgtgtttgtgtggccgtgtgtgtgggtCCCCACCCTTGTGCACCTCCGGCTGCCCCATCTGGGATTGGGACTGTTGCCTCGCTGGGAAGGGCCCTGTGCATGCTGGGATATGTAGTGTTAACCACGGATTGCTGTAACATGTATTTACCTGGATCGATTGGCCCATATGATATCCACTACAAAGTGTGTCACCTGATGTGTTAaacgaaaaaaaagaaattacgagagagagatgtgttgtaCTGTAACCCTAGTATTAAACTACCGTCAGACTGCACTAACCACGTGAAACTTTGTCCTGCTACTAATTCTTACATGGCGTTTCTTGATTGGGTGTTGGTTGGGTATGGAGGCTGGTGATTGGCCTGTTGATTATGTTGCCCGGGGCGACAAAGTCATTAGTATCAGCATGTATTAAACATTTTTGACCCACTTTGCAGAAGCCAGAGGCTGAGGCCACCATGCCTAGCCTCCCCCCTGAGACCCTGGTTGAGACTGAGACAACGCCCCCTGCTGTTGACTCCAATCTAAACACTGTAGGGGCTCTGATCCCTGAGGAGGCTCCAgtagcctcccccagccctggcctcggcctcagccccagccctggcctcagccccagccctgggcctggcctcagccccagcccgggccctggcctcagccccagcccggaGGCTGGCTCCCTTAGGAGGTCCACCCCTGAGCTAGCTCCCACCCCAACACCAGAACTCCTACAGTCTGGACCGACCAGTACAGAACCAAAGGTACCCGCTGTCGACCCGCTGTCCGGACCCGGCCCGGCCCATCTgggcccagctcctcctctctgctgctgcctgcttcgccttcctcctcacctgcaTGCTGGCTCCTCAGCtgggagtgagagtgagagagagtgtgtgtgcgtgtgtgtgtgagcactggTGATCAACAGTGGTGttggatgtggggggggggggtgccccctccatggaggagcagagagagagagagagagagagagagagagagagagagagagagagagagtgtgtgtgtgtgtgttggatgtggaggagcagagagagagaagacactgAGGCTCATTCTGCTGCTTCCTGTCTTTGCATGGCCTCCATATCTGAGCTGTCCTCTGTTAACCTGTtcactagcctggctaacacaCCCAGGGGACTCTGTTCACTGGGTTATACCAGCCTGGGAACTGCTCACTCTTCTGTTTGATGTTTCCTTTGAGTCATGGTGCTGTTTtccttcagtttttttttctctgaaatTGAAAtgtagccatttctgtgtcctGCTGGAGAGGGTAACATGTTATCAAAACATCCTGTGTGCTCTGCGTGTCAAATGGCTATTTTTCAAATGTCAGGGTTTTTAATATGGTTTCGATTGTTCCAAGGATACATGCTTGTAAAGTTCAGCTGTAGATATCTTGTAAGCCTAATTTATTTTGGCTTGTAATGTTACTGATGCATTGGGCGCCATCTTCGTCTTCCTACCACGAATGCTGTGTGTCAAATGATATGCCAGGCTGTCTCAGGTCACTCTAAACATTACATACTGGACTCAACCTACTCATACAGTACATAAAACAGTACCAAAAGATTCCAAATCAAGTTTTGAAAGGTGGGCATTTCTATATTAACAAGTTAACACACTGCATTCGAGCTAAGAAGAGGAAAATCAAACCCAATGTTGTTTATTTGATTTTTTCTTTATCaagtttgttgttttgtttttgcgtGAGAGTTGATCTGGCCTGGTTTGTTGATTTACAATTGGAGAGCTGTGTGATGTCATTAGTAACTGCTCCCTGTGAGTCTGTCTATTCCaggtcctcctgctctctcctttcctctgctgAGACGTTAACcttgttttcctctcctcccgtaTCTGCTCCTCTCTACTCACAAATAAGTATtcatattattgggtgtgtgtTGCTAGGGGCCGACGCGTGGTTgctaatggtgtgtgtggttgtcctcCTAGATCTTGCATCATGACCCCTACAGCGTGGAGGAGCCCGGGAGAGCCAATCACGGAGGGAAGCCGGTCATCTACGAGCCCGCCTACTTGAGCCAGCAGCCGTACAGAGATTACGACCACCCTCCTAGTCGCTATGACGCTGCCGTTCCTGTCTCCGGGGGCTACCGTCACTATGACTCCCAGCTGACCTACGAGAACAGCCTGCCGCCTTATGAGCAGCAGTGGAACCCATACGGACAGCCTGGCTCCGCCCCCCAGGGCTACCAGCCCCGGGTGGGGGGGTACAACCCCCGTCTGCCCTACGAGGACGGGCCGGAGCACCAgtacagccccccccagccacgCTATGACGAGCCCCCGCCCCAGGGCTATGACGGACGGCCTCGCTACGGGAAACCGGCCCCGGGCCCTGCCCGCTACGACGAGCCGCCTCCTCCTATCCCCGGCTATGAGCTGAGACCACGCTACGACCAGGAGAGCCACGCCCCCTACCCTCCCGCCTCGCgctcccccgaccccccccagcGGCCTGCCTACTCCCaggcccccccccagcaccgaGGCTACAAGCCCCCCCAAGAGGCTGACCCCCCTATACTTCCACCCAAAACAGAGGCCCCACCCTCACCCGCAGCTGAGCATGTGGTTACCACGGCGCCCAAGCCTttgcccccgccccccagagaggagcctgtGGCGGAAAACGACCCGGCCATGCGGCCCCAGTCGGTTCTGACCCGGGTCAAGATGTTTGAGAACAAGAGGTCCGTGTCTGTGGACCGGGCCAGGGAGACGGGAGAAGCTCCAGGGACCAGGGTAGGAACCCAGGCACACATGGAACTCacttacactacactacactcaaAACCCAGAGATACATGGAACACAGAAATACTCAGAACCCAAACACATCTGGAACACAAATACACTTGTATCACAGTcacactgggagggagggacggagggagtgtGGCCTGACTCTGGTCTGCTTGTGCCTTTCTAGGCTGCAGATGTAAAGCCTGCAGGAGGGATTCCCAAAGCTAACTCTCTGAGCAACCTGGACCAGGAGAAGACCTTCAGGTGAGGaagcagcctcctctctctgctggccAGACTGTGGAACGACACGCTGAACTTGACTCAGTGATGACATGATGTTGTTTCTTTGAAATGTTTGTGAATTCTGTGTTTTCTCAAACACCGTCACAGACCTGTCGCCTGGCTTCCTGTCGTGTGCTAGTCTCTGTTGTCTCCTCacgttctctgtctctgtccctcctcaccTGTATACCCGTGTTAGCTGGTGGAATAGTGGTCGTGGTTCTTACCTtagcctcacctcccctccccctgtccctcccctgcctctcctccctcccctccccccacccagagcCCCGGAGCCCCAGAAGCCCCCGGTCGCTGACGACATTGTGCGCTCCAACCACTACGAccccgaggaggacgaggagtacTACAGGAAGCAGCTGTCCTACTTTGACAGGCGCAGCTTCGACGGCGGCAAGCCCCCGCCCCAGAGCAGCCCTGTCCCCGCCCCAGGCCCCGCCCCGGGCCCCGCCCCCACCTCCAAACCTGCCCAGCCACAGGTCCCTCCAGCGGAGAAGAGATACGAGACGACACCCACCCCACCGCCAGCAACACTGCCCAAACCCACCTCAGTTGAAGGTCTGTCCGCACACGCattcacagacatacacacgtgcacacacacgctggcatgtatgtgactctctcccccccccccccatctgcccCCAGCTCCGCCTGGTCGTGAGGACACGGTCCAGACCAACGTCCTGCCTCACAAGAGCTTCCCAGAGAAGTCTCCTGTTAACGGGACTTCTGACCAGCCCAAGCCTGCCCCGGGAGCCCCTGCCAGCTACAACCGCTATGTCCCCAAGCCATACACCTCCTCCGCCAAACCTTTCGAGCGCAAGTTCGACAGCCCCAAGTTCAACCACAACCTGCTGCCCAACGACCAGACCAAGCCAGAGCTGGCCTCCAAgccgcctccagcctccagccctgccaAGCCCCCGGTGCAGACCCAGATCCTGGACCCAGATAGTGGGCTAGACACCTTCACCCGCACCATGGACCACCGTTCCAAGTACCAGCAGAACAACATCAACGCCGTGCCCAAGGCCATTCCTGTCAGGTAGGGTCGAGCGTTGCTGTCTACCCTGGTCAGTCCCACCTAGCCCCGATGTTGATCTGATCTTGTGACCATGCGTCAGAGTTTCCCCTAACATTATAGTAGGTTGGCGCCCCGTCCCCTCAACGCGACCCCCCGcaccccctggaaggtcaatttaagaaaaaaaggaaaaaaaattatataaaaaaggaattttgtatatattttttcctttatttttatatagcgccagatcacaaaataagtcatttaaggttacctttcctataaaacaggtctatagcttgctcttttattaaaaaaactaaatggccttatgttatttatcttacttacatgacggcatgtcatttctgtctctacatggtcgccgcCACTGTGCGTTGTTGTGCGTCTCGCTCAGACTGTAGAGCTGCCTACAGGAATCCGGAGGCCTGAGGTACACGTGTGctttgctgtctctctgtctgactgtgtcctctctgcaCTCCCCCTGCAGCCCCAGCGCCCTGGAGgacgatgacgatgatgaaGGCCACACGGTGGTCGCCACGGCGCGCGGCGTGTTTAACAGTAACGGTGGAGTGCTGAGCTCCATAGAGACGGGCGTGAGCATCATCATCCCGCAGGGCGCCATCCCAGACGGCGTGGAACAGGAGATCTACTTCAAGGTCTGCCGCGACAACAGCATCCTGCCCCCCCTCGACAAGGAAAAAGGTAAACCGACGCCTCGAGCGCTAAAACCCCCCCGCATAGAAAGAGGACGTTCCACCGTAGTCCTGTTTCATGTCTCCAAGGATACTTGCGGtcaaatcttttttttgtgtgtgtgctcacaaaAATGTAACGTTTTACGGCACATGAGCATTTTGCATCTaactcttctctgtgtgtgtgtgtgtgtgtgtgtgtgtgtgtgtgtgtgtgtgtgtgtgtgtgtgtgtgtgtgtgtgtgtgtgtgtgtgtgtgtgtgtgtgtgtgtgtgtgtgtgtgtgtgtgtgtgtgtgtgtgtgtgtgtgtgtgtgtgtgtgtgtgtgtgtgtgtctgtccaaccCCCCGTCCGTCCAGGAGAGACCTTGCTGAGCCCGCTGGTGATGTGTGGTCCTCACGGTCTGAAGTTCCTGAAGCCCGTGGAGCTGCGCCTGCCTCACTGTGCGTCTATGACCCCTGATGGTTGGTCTTTTGCTCTCAAATCCTCCGACTCCTCGTCGGGTAGGCTCCTGTCCTCTGGGTTTCTGGGTCTCTGGGtggctgtgtgactggctggAGGTTGTGGGTCACTGTTATGATTTATGTATGGTTTCCTGGGTTCATTCATTCTGTTGTTTCACTCTAGCACTCACTCAATcacttcattcattcattcataatcCCATCCACTTGCTTACTCACACtctcttgcgcacacacacacacacacacacacagactcattcAATCACTCGTTCTCTGATTGGTTTGTTGTTTTGATGTGATCTTCAGATCAACGTTTTCTCCCATGGGTTCCTCTTCATGCtccttcctctttttttctgGTGTGTTTTGGTATCTTCAAAACGTTCAGTTccatccctcatccttccctttCTGTAACCTTGGTTGGTAGATGTCATCCTGCATGTCAGACCTCAGCTCTCCTCACAGCCACCCAGTAGACCTGAAGAGCAGACTCCCCCTCCTACTCTCTTCTGCTCCCGGACACAATGCTGGAggactctcccttcctctcctctcccttcctctcctctccctttccttcctctcctctcccttccactcctttcctcccctctcgacTCTCCAAGACTAAAGGACTAGTCTCAATACTGTTCTCTGTTTTCTGCCCTCTGTCCAAACCCCTACATTGAGAAGAAAACCTTTCGGGTCGAACTGACTAATTTGTGGAGGCCAGGCAGTGTTTTAGCTCATTATAAATACATGAGCGACAGGATAAAACACATAATTAACATTGATAGTAAAGGACAAATTCAATATGTAAAGGATCTTTGAATAACCTTGGTCCTGCTAAAGTCTTAGCTGTGCATCATTAGGATGTCTGTCAGTATGAGAGAAGCCTGGAATTTCACTTTGATCTGAAGATCTCATATCAGTGTAAGTTACTGTAGCAGCAGtagtggattgtgtgtgtgtgtgtgtttttctgtgctgCTGTTGTGACCCCCCCCATGCCACTCCATTCCCAGGTGACCCTAAGAGTTGGCAGAACCAGGCCCTGCCCGGCGACCCCAACTACCTGGTGGGAGCCAACTGTGTGTCCGTGCTCATCGACCACTTCTGAGGCCCCCGCCTGGGGGGCTGGACACCCCCTCCATGACAACAGAAGAAggctctttacacacacacacacacacacacacactcgctcacactaATGCATGCATACAGttcatttgcatgtgtgtgcttgcaaacacacacacacacttccatacacagacacacacaccacgctgaAGTGTTTACCACAATGGGGAGTCTGATGTCTTCAactgagcaggagggaggaggacagacagatctGGCTGGTATATTTCTATACTACATACACTATGGTCTCTACTACAGTACGTTTGCTTTGATGCTCCTTTTACTTATTATGAAGTTCTACGAAAACAGAAAGAACAGAACTGTGACCAATCCTGTGCTGAGCTGGAACGTGTGACTGGATGAACTGCCACGTTGGAGCGGGTCTGGTTCCTGAGGAAGCGGGCGGGGGTGGGGCACAGCCGTGAAGATGAAGAAGATGCTGATGCATATTATGGAggatatgatgatgatgattgatTAGGTAGAAGGAGAGGTATTATGAAGGTTGAACAGGTGAACATGAAGACCAGCTCCACAGTCTCCTGAAGGCTCTTTTTAGAACATCTTCCTCTTCCAGTGTCGTAGGTTGCTCCCTCCTGCAATCTGAGGATCAGGTGACTTTTCTGTCAGAAGAACATCATGCATGTCCTGCCTGCCTATCTACCTACAGTACCAACCACTCAGgtccacacacctgctcacatgcTTAAACTCACAGCCCTCCCTTTgactctctcacttctctctctctcttatctccccTCTTacctcttccttcctttctccctcctctctctcactaacaAAGCAGTGATGCCTTATCTGCAAATTATTCACTTGTTCAGTACAGCTAAACTCTGGGGTTTTCTAAGTTATGATAAATTATGGAAAAGGACgttcttgtttttttctcttGCCATTTTCCGTCAACCGACTGTATGGAGTATGCTAAGTTTAGCACAGGGGGCGGGGTGGAGGCTCGGAGGGACGGGTCTGCTATGCATAATTATGACTTCAGAAGAAAAATGTCAAAAAATCCAACTGAAAAAAAGAGGTAGCTGTATAGACAGCTGACCGATGGCCTTGTTCTTGGTTTGTAAATGAACTTTTGTATTGTCTTTGTTATTTTGtacaaaacagagagagaaaaacaataaTTGTtttcaaaaaaagaagaaaaaaaggaaaggaaTAAAATAAACAGGTTGTCTTTGTATTCTGGTTGGTCTCTGAAGCCTTGTAACTTACCAGTAATTCCAATACTTTTGTACCAGTATACTGAATTCACTACATGAAGTAACAGTCACGATAACTAATTGTATACTTATTTACAGAAGAGTTAAGAAGGTTAAATAACTTTACAGATATGTTCTTCCTGGGGGTGGGGTCTGAGGGCTCCCCCGCCGTGCTCCGTGAGGCAGGGGCTGTAATGTGTGccctgaaatgtatttttatacTAATAGACGATATATTACACATGGCACACCAGAACTACTCTTAGTTAATAACACAGCTTCAGGTGCGTAGTAGCTCTTCACGTGTGACTGTTTTTCTCCTTTGCGACACAGTTTTAAGTATACCACTGTATTAATGAATAAAATAATTTCTAAAGTTAATGATTTGACTGTGTTTTTGTTCGTTGTGATAACCTCGTTTGAA harbors:
- the tjp1a gene encoding tight junction protein ZO-1 isoform X1, producing the protein MSAKAAANKSAAMEETVIWEQHTVTLHRAPGFGFGIAISGGRDNPHFQSGETSIVISDVLKGGPAEGLLQENDRVVMVNAVSMDNVEHAYAVQQLRKSGKNAKITIRRKRKVQIPVSRPGDRETMSEHEEEDSEEDDGYDERSGRGGYGGASGGTGRRGERSSSGKRDRSASRERSVSPRSDRRSQTSSVPPRPAKVTLVKSRKNEGGQHNVGGRAEYGLRLASHIFVKDISPESLAARDGNIQEGDVVLKINGTVTENLSLIDAKKLIERSKGKLKMVVQRDDRATLLNIPDMDDSIPSANNSDRDDISEIHSLTSDHSTRSHDRSRDRGRGSRSRSPARSEHSDLSRHSPRQISNGSHRSRDDDRMSKPGAMSTPAKSSDDGILSMTSDQASDKQMPPLPEPKPVYAQPGQPDVDLPVSPSDAPVPSAAHDDSILRPSMKLVKFKKGESVGLRLAGGNDVGIFVAGVLEDSPAAKEGLEEGDQILRVNNVDFANIIREEAVLFLLDLPKGEEVSILAQKKKDVYRRIVESDVGDSFYIRTHFEYEKESPYGLSFNKGEVFRVVDTLYNGKLGSWLAIRIGKNHQEVERGIIPNKNRAEQLSSVQYTLPKAPGGDRADFWRFRGLRSSKRNLRKSREDLSAQPVQTKFPAYERVVLREAGFLRPVVIFGPIADTAREKLAREEPDLFELAKTQKQEGGEKSEPRDAGKDQRSSGIIRLHTIKQIIDRDKHAVLDITPNAVDRLNYAQWYPIVVFLNPDSKQGVKNMRTRLCPESRKSARKLYERALKLRKNNHHLFTTTIQMNNMNDGWYGALKENVQQQQNQLVWVSEGKADGAPDDDLDLHDDRLSYLSAPGSEYSMYSTDSRHTSDYEDTDTEGGAYTDQELDETLNDDVGLPSEPAITRSSEPVREDPPVMQEPLGYAGYQHPGPPDPLNRIDPAGFKVAAPQQKPEAEATMPSLPPETLVETETTPPAVDSNLNTVGALIPEEAPVASPSPGLGLSPSPGLSPSPGPGLSPSPGPGLSPSPEAGSLRRSTPELAPTPTPELLQSGPTSTEPKILHHDPYSVEEPGRANHGGKPVIYEPAYLSQQPYRDYDHPPSRYDAAVPVSGGYRHYDSQLTYENSLPPYEQQWNPYGQPGSAPQGYQPRVGGYNPRLPYEDGPEHQYSPPQPRYDEPPPQGYDGRPRYGKPAPGPARYDEPPPPIPGYELRPRYDQESHAPYPPASRSPDPPQRPAYSQAPPQHRGYKPPQEADPPILPPKTEAPPSPAAEHVVTTAPKPLPPPPREEPVAENDPAMRPQSVLTRVKMFENKRSVSVDRARETGEAPGTRAADVKPAGGIPKANSLSNLDQEKTFRAPEPQKPPVADDIVRSNHYDPEEDEEYYRKQLSYFDRRSFDGGKPPPQSSPVPAPGPAPGPAPTSKPAQPQVPPAEKRYETTPTPPPATLPKPTSVEAPPGREDTVQTNVLPHKSFPEKSPVNGTSDQPKPAPGAPASYNRYVPKPYTSSAKPFERKFDSPKFNHNLLPNDQTKPELASKPPPASSPAKPPVQTQILDPDSGLDTFTRTMDHRSKYQQNNINAVPKAIPVSPSALEDDDDDEGHTVVATARGVFNSNGGVLSSIETGVSIIIPQGAIPDGVEQEIYFKVCRDNSILPPLDKEKGETLLSPLVMCGPHGLKFLKPVELRLPHCASMTPDGWSFALKSSDSSSGDPKSWQNQALPGDPNYLVGANCVSVLIDHF
- the tjp1a gene encoding tight junction protein ZO-1 isoform X4, coding for MSAKAAANKSAAMEETVIWEQHTVTLHRAPGFGFGIAISGGRDNPHFQSGETSIVISDVLKGGPAEGLLQENDRVVMVNAVSMDNVEHAYAVQQLRKSGKNAKITIRRKRKVQIPVSRPGDRETMSEHEEEDSEEDDGYDERSGRGGYGGASGGTGRRGERSSSGKRDRSASRERSVSPRSDRRSQTSSVPPRPAKVTLVKSRKNEEYGLRLASHIFVKDISPESLAARDGNIQEGDVVLKINGTVTENLSLIDAKKLIERSKGKLKMVVQRDDRATLLNIPDMDDSIPSANNSDRDDISEIHSLTSDHSTRSHDRSRDRGRGSRSRSPARSEHSDLSRHSPRQISNGSHRSRDDDRMSKPGAMSTPAKSSDDGILSMTSDQASDKQMPPLPEPKPVYAQPGQPDVDLPVSPSDAPVPSAAHDDSILRPSMKLVKFKKGESVGLRLAGGNDVGIFVAGVLEDSPAAKEGLEEGDQILRVNNVDFANIIREEAVLFLLDLPKGEEVSILAQKKKDVYRRIVESDVGDSFYIRTHFEYEKESPYGLSFNKGEVFRVVDTLYNGKLGSWLAIRIGKNHQEVERGIIPNKNRAEQLSSVQYTLPKAPGGDRADFWRFRGLRSSKRNLRKSREDLSAQPVQTKFPAYERVVLREAGFLRPVVIFGPIADTAREKLAREEPDLFELAKSEPRDAGKDQRSSGIIRLHTIKQIIDRDKHAVLDITPNAVDRLNYAQWYPIVVFLNPDSKQGVKNMRTRLCPESRKSARKLYERALKLRKNNHHLFTTTIQMNNMNDGWYGALKENVQQQQNQLVWVSEGKADGAPDDDLDLHDDRLSYLSAPGSEYSMYSTDSRHTSDYEDTDTEGGAYTDQELDETLNDDVGLPSEPAITRSSEPVREDPPVMQEPLGYAGYQHPGPPDPLNRIDPAGFKVAAPQQKPEAEATMPSLPPETLVETETTPPAVDSNLNTVGALIPEEAPVASPSPGLGLSPSPGLSPSPGPGLSPSPGPGLSPSPEAGSLRRSTPELAPTPTPELLQSGPTSTEPKILHHDPYSVEEPGRANHGGKPVIYEPAYLSQQPYRDYDHPPSRYDAAVPVSGGYRHYDSQLTYENSLPPYEQQWNPYGQPGSAPQGYQPRVGGYNPRLPYEDGPEHQYSPPQPRYDEPPPQGYDGRPRYGKPAPGPARYDEPPPPIPGYELRPRYDQESHAPYPPASRSPDPPQRPAYSQAPPQHRGYKPPQEADPPILPPKTEAPPSPAAEHVVTTAPKPLPPPPREEPVAENDPAMRPQSVLTRVKMFENKRSVSVDRARETGEAPGTRAADVKPAGGIPKANSLSNLDQEKTFRAPEPQKPPVADDIVRSNHYDPEEDEEYYRKQLSYFDRRSFDGGKPPPQSSPVPAPGPAPGPAPTSKPAQPQVPPAEKRYETTPTPPPATLPKPTSVEAPPGREDTVQTNVLPHKSFPEKSPVNGTSDQPKPAPGAPASYNRYVPKPYTSSAKPFERKFDSPKFNHNLLPNDQTKPELASKPPPASSPAKPPVQTQILDPDSGLDTFTRTMDHRSKYQQNNINAVPKAIPVSPSALEDDDDDEGHTVVATARGVFNSNGGVLSSIETGVSIIIPQGAIPDGVEQEIYFKVCRDNSILPPLDKEKGETLLSPLVMCGPHGLKFLKPVELRLPHCASMTPDGWSFALKSSDSSSGDPKSWQNQALPGDPNYLVGANCVSVLIDHF